From the genome of Paraburkholderia aromaticivorans, one region includes:
- a CDS encoding LLM class flavin-dependent oxidoreductase: protein MSGDKQPKRQIRLGAFLMETGHHIAAWRHPDAHAGGGLDFAHYAELAQIAERARFDAIFFADSVSVRDTHLASLSRTARADHFEPLTLLSALSVVTKHIGLIATVSTTFNEPYNLARKFASLDHLSGGRSGWNLVTSSTESEALNFSFDRHPEHALRYERAREFYDVVAGLWDSWEDDAFIRDKASGVYFDPHKLHVLGHEGKHFKVRGPLNVARSPQGWPVVVQAGASEAGRELAAQTAEVIFVAHQTLDEAQSFYRDVKGRLAKYGRAPDHLKIMPGIFPVVGRTQAEAEAKFAALQDLIHPTVGLSLLSNMSGGVDLSQYPVDGPLPELPETNGGKSRQRLLFDLARRENLTIRDLYLRIAGARGHQQVVGTPQSIADQLQQWFEEEGADGFNIMSPWLPGGLTEFAELVVPELQRRGLLRTEYEASTLRGNLGLPRPTNRYSAAAQPVAAAAGR from the coding sequence ATGAGCGGCGACAAACAGCCGAAGCGGCAGATCAGATTGGGCGCCTTTCTGATGGAGACCGGCCATCACATCGCGGCATGGCGGCATCCCGATGCGCATGCGGGCGGCGGGCTCGATTTCGCGCACTACGCCGAGCTCGCGCAGATCGCCGAGCGCGCCCGGTTCGATGCGATTTTTTTCGCCGACAGCGTGAGCGTGCGCGACACCCATCTGGCGTCGCTATCGCGCACCGCGCGCGCCGATCATTTCGAACCGCTTACCTTGCTGTCGGCGCTTTCGGTGGTGACGAAACACATCGGCCTGATCGCCACGGTCTCCACCACGTTCAACGAGCCGTATAACCTCGCGCGCAAATTCGCCTCGCTCGATCATCTGAGCGGCGGCCGCTCGGGCTGGAATCTCGTCACGTCGAGCACGGAATCCGAGGCGCTCAATTTCAGTTTCGATCGCCATCCCGAACACGCGCTGCGCTACGAGCGCGCCAGAGAGTTCTACGACGTGGTCGCGGGCCTCTGGGATAGCTGGGAAGACGATGCGTTCATCCGCGACAAGGCAAGCGGCGTCTATTTCGATCCGCACAAGCTGCACGTGCTCGGCCACGAGGGCAAGCACTTCAAGGTGCGCGGGCCGCTGAACGTGGCGCGTTCGCCGCAGGGCTGGCCGGTCGTCGTGCAGGCCGGCGCGTCCGAGGCCGGGCGCGAGCTCGCGGCGCAAACCGCGGAAGTGATCTTCGTCGCCCATCAGACGCTCGACGAAGCGCAGTCGTTCTATCGCGATGTCAAAGGACGGCTGGCGAAATACGGGCGCGCGCCGGACCATCTGAAGATCATGCCGGGGATCTTCCCGGTGGTCGGCCGCACCCAGGCGGAAGCCGAGGCGAAGTTCGCCGCGCTGCAGGACCTGATTCATCCGACTGTGGGCCTGTCGCTGCTGTCGAACATGTCGGGCGGCGTCGATCTGTCCCAGTACCCCGTCGACGGACCGTTGCCCGAATTGCCGGAAACCAACGGCGGCAAGAGCCGCCAACGTCTGCTATTCGATCTCGCGCGCCGCGAAAACCTGACGATCCGCGATCTTTATCTGCGTATCGCGGGCGCGCGTGGTCATCAGCAGGTGGTCGGCACGCCGCAGAGCATCGCGGACCAGTTACAGCAGTGGTTCGAAGAAGAAGGCGCGGACGGTTTCAACATCATGTCGCCGTGGTTGCCGGGCGGATTGACGGAATTTGCCGAACTGGTGGTGCCCGAGTTGCAGCGGCGTGGACTATTGCGCACCGAATACGAGGCCAGCACGCTGCGCGGCAATCTCGGTCTGCCGCGTCCCACCAACCGATACAGCGCCGCGGCGCAGCCGGTCGCGGCCGCCGCCGGCCGATAA
- a CDS encoding phospholipase D family protein: MATFRGIAAVLLITLLSACASLPPQAGRNETHALTDTDSTRLGAAFVPQGHKHPDTSAFHLLSNGVDALLARIVLAEAAERTLDLQYYIWHDDLTGRHLAYAVLKAADRGVRVRVLLDDLGTGADDKVLLAVSSHPNVEIRLFNPIANRTFKKLGSALEFSRINRRMHNKSLIADNQAAILGGRNIGDEYFGASSEVDFGDLDVLTFGPVVHKVSNAFDEFWNSQAAYPIVSLTGHAAEPDALPAYRAKLAAFIASEHDSPYVTQARTRLGETLAARDTDFSWGNAALLYDDPAKITRSPDDPQGHLLSQFNALSIEPSKEVLIISPYFVPGKKGVAWMRAQTQRGVRVTVLTNSLAATDVAAVHAGYQRYRQDLLDAGVHLYELKPIAGNDGGDTKKSLLGSSKASLHAKTYVFDRSSIFIGSMNLDPRSVTLNTEIGVYCESAPLAAQVADGLEPKLDQIAWRLETRENANGTSRIVWIDTAPDGKVTESGEPGVSGMKRIGIWLLGLLPIESQL; the protein is encoded by the coding sequence ATGGCGACGTTTCGTGGCATTGCCGCAGTCTTACTGATCACGCTGCTGTCCGCCTGCGCGAGCTTGCCGCCGCAGGCCGGCCGTAACGAGACGCACGCCCTGACGGACACGGACAGCACCCGGCTGGGCGCCGCCTTCGTGCCGCAGGGGCACAAGCATCCCGACACCAGTGCTTTTCACCTGCTGTCCAACGGCGTCGATGCCCTGCTCGCCCGCATCGTGCTGGCGGAAGCGGCCGAGCGCACGCTCGACCTGCAGTACTACATCTGGCACGACGATCTGACCGGCCGCCACCTGGCCTATGCGGTGCTCAAAGCCGCCGATCGCGGCGTGCGGGTTCGCGTTCTGCTCGACGATCTAGGCACGGGCGCCGACGACAAGGTTCTGCTCGCCGTCAGCTCGCACCCCAACGTCGAAATCCGGCTGTTCAATCCGATCGCCAACCGCACCTTCAAGAAGCTGGGCTCGGCGCTGGAGTTCAGCCGGATCAATCGCCGTATGCACAACAAGTCGCTGATCGCGGACAACCAGGCCGCCATTCTGGGCGGTCGCAATATCGGCGACGAATACTTCGGCGCATCCAGCGAGGTCGATTTCGGCGACCTCGACGTGCTGACGTTCGGACCCGTGGTTCATAAGGTGTCCAACGCCTTCGACGAATTCTGGAACTCGCAGGCCGCCTATCCGATCGTCAGCCTGACCGGACATGCCGCCGAGCCGGACGCGCTGCCGGCGTATCGCGCGAAGCTCGCGGCGTTCATTGCGTCCGAGCACGATTCGCCTTATGTCACCCAGGCGAGAACCAGGCTCGGCGAAACGCTGGCGGCGCGCGATACCGATTTCTCCTGGGGCAATGCCGCGCTGCTCTACGACGATCCCGCCAAGATCACCCGCTCGCCGGACGATCCCCAGGGACACTTGCTATCGCAGTTCAATGCGCTGAGTATCGAGCCCAGCAAGGAAGTGCTGATCATCTCGCCGTACTTCGTGCCCGGCAAAAAGGGCGTGGCGTGGATGCGCGCCCAGACGCAGCGCGGCGTGCGCGTCACCGTGCTGACGAACTCGCTCGCCGCGACCGATGTCGCCGCCGTTCACGCGGGCTATCAGCGCTATCGCCAGGATCTGCTCGACGCGGGGGTGCATCTCTACGAGTTGAAGCCGATCGCCGGTAACGACGGCGGCGACACGAAAAAATCGCTTCTCGGCTCCTCGAAAGCCTCGCTGCATGCAAAGACTTATGTGTTCGACAGAAGCAGTATCTTCATTGGCTCGATGAATCTCGATCCTCGTTCCGTCACCCTCAATACGGAGATCGGCGTGTACTGCGAAAGCGCCCCGCTCGCCGCTCAGGTCGCGGACGGACTCGAGCCGAAGCTGGACCAGATCGCCTGGCGGCTCGAAACCCGCGAGAATGCGAACGGCACGAGCCGGATCGTGTGGATCGACACGGCGCCCGATGGCAAGGTGACCGAGAGCGGCGAACCCGGCGTGTCCGGCATGAAGCGGATCGGCATCTGGTTGCTCGGCTTGCTGCCGATCGAATCGCAGCTGTGA
- a CDS encoding ABC transporter ATP-binding protein: MTSSTLSDSIDILHVSKRYAQQGGAPLAVLDDISLRVRAGEFVSVLGSSGCGKSTLLRLIAGLDTDYSGDIVVAGDKVRDTSLERGIVFQDHRLFPWLTAAQNILAALRNAPLSAAEKREAVAEHIALVGLKGFENAYPHQLSGGMAQRVAIARGLVNRPRVLLLDEPFGALDALTRGRLQNELQRIWEHERITMILVTHDVDEALYLGERVVTMAPRPGRIKRIVDVALPRPRERHDPRFIRLRDEVLADFAEHVGAPREPHADDTPPGGTRIAVANPPISEWRLAW, from the coding sequence ATGACGTCTTCCACGCTCTCCGACAGCATCGACATTCTTCACGTCAGCAAGCGCTATGCGCAGCAAGGCGGCGCGCCGCTCGCGGTACTCGACGACATCAGCCTGCGGGTGCGCGCGGGCGAGTTCGTCAGCGTGCTCGGTTCGAGCGGCTGCGGCAAATCCACCTTGCTGCGGCTGATCGCGGGACTCGACACCGACTATAGCGGCGACATCGTGGTGGCGGGCGACAAGGTCCGCGACACGTCGCTCGAACGCGGGATCGTGTTCCAGGACCACCGCCTGTTTCCGTGGCTCACGGCCGCGCAAAACATTCTCGCCGCGTTGCGTAACGCCCCGCTTTCCGCGGCTGAAAAGCGCGAGGCCGTGGCGGAGCATATCGCGCTCGTCGGCCTCAAGGGTTTTGAAAATGCCTACCCGCATCAACTGTCGGGCGGCATGGCGCAGCGCGTGGCGATCGCGCGCGGCCTCGTCAACCGCCCGCGCGTGCTGCTGCTCGACGAGCCGTTCGGCGCACTCGACGCACTCACGCGCGGCCGCTTGCAAAACGAGTTGCAGCGCATCTGGGAACACGAACGCATCACGATGATCCTCGTCACGCACGATGTCGACGAAGCGCTTTACCTCGGTGAGCGCGTCGTCACGATGGCGCCGCGCCCGGGGCGCATCAAGCGGATCGTCGACGTGGCATTGCCGCGCCCGCGCGAGCGCCACGATCCCCGCTTCATCCGTTTGCGCGACGAAGTGCTGGCCGACTTCGCCGAGCATGTCGGCGCGCCACGCGAGCCGCACGCGGACGATACGCCGCCCGGCGGCACGCGCATTGCCGTGGCGAATCCGCCAATCTCCGAATGGCGGCTCGCGTGGTGA
- a CDS encoding TauD/TfdA dioxygenase family protein, with amino-acid sequence MSAAAVQDDPSIRITPLSAHIGAQIDGVDLTQKLDARQIAEIRTALLKWRVVFFREQFLTHEQHVAFSAQFGELTLGHPVFGHVEGHPEVYSISKYRKATRFEGQALQRPWTGWHTDVTAAVNPPWASILRGVTIPPYGGDTQWTNLVAAYQKLSAPLRSFVDGLRGVHRFTPPAGASGTQAFVQAVEQRTLVTEHPLVRVHPETGERALYVSPSFLKLIVGVSPRESQVLLELLWEHVTRPEFTVRFKWEAGSLAFWDNRATAHLAPTDIFDLDFDRQLYRTTLVGDVPVGPDGAPSVAIEGSPVSAAAAVAVN; translated from the coding sequence ATGAGTGCAGCCGCAGTGCAGGACGACCCGTCGATTCGAATCACGCCGCTTTCCGCGCATATCGGCGCGCAGATTGACGGCGTGGATCTCACGCAGAAGCTGGATGCGCGCCAGATCGCAGAAATTCGCACGGCGCTTCTGAAGTGGCGTGTGGTGTTCTTTCGCGAGCAGTTCCTGACGCACGAGCAGCATGTCGCTTTCTCGGCGCAGTTCGGCGAACTGACCCTGGGGCATCCGGTGTTCGGCCACGTGGAGGGGCATCCGGAGGTCTATTCGATCTCGAAGTACCGCAAGGCAACACGCTTCGAGGGGCAGGCGCTGCAACGCCCCTGGACTGGCTGGCACACGGACGTCACGGCCGCGGTCAATCCGCCCTGGGCGTCGATCCTGCGTGGCGTGACGATTCCCCCGTACGGCGGCGACACGCAGTGGACCAACCTGGTGGCCGCCTATCAGAAGCTGTCGGCACCGCTGCGCTCGTTCGTCGACGGTTTGCGCGGCGTTCACCGTTTTACGCCGCCGGCCGGTGCGAGCGGAACGCAGGCGTTCGTCCAGGCCGTCGAGCAGCGCACCCTCGTGACCGAGCATCCCCTTGTCAGGGTTCATCCGGAAACGGGCGAACGGGCGCTGTATGTCAGCCCGAGCTTCCTCAAATTGATTGTCGGCGTGAGCCCGCGCGAAAGCCAGGTGCTGCTCGAACTGCTGTGGGAACACGTGACGCGGCCGGAGTTCACCGTGCGCTTCAAATGGGAGGCCGGCAGCCTCGCGTTCTGGGACAACCGGGCAACGGCTCACCTCGCGCCCACGGATATTTTCGACCTCGACTTCGACCGGCAGCTGTATCGGACCACGCTCGTCGGCGACGTGCCCGTCGGCCCGGACGGCGCGCCATCGGTGGCGATCGAAGGCTCGCCGGTGAGCGCGGCCGCCGCCGTCGCCGTGAACTGA
- a CDS encoding ABC transporter permease has translation MTLALFKRSNPSAKSADAACDCAAPAAFRRAARPRRPLSARFDWRGMVLPIVAIAIWWAVSEAHLIKSGLLVSPAQVLATAWQQVASGALLKALSASLAREASGFVIGTLGGLLLGSALGFSRLATRMIGPSFDTFKQISLFAWIPLISVWFGLGDAAKVVFLSLAALLPVTAHTCDGIHAVPRAYIEVARAFRYSRWQLIRAVILPAALPSIFTGLYLALIYSWLATLGAEYLLVAGSGIGNTLIDGSEQFRMDLVLFGVIVVGVTGWALNALARTVERAVFAPRVQSAVR, from the coding sequence ATGACTCTCGCCCTCTTCAAGCGCTCGAACCCGTCGGCGAAATCCGCCGACGCCGCTTGCGACTGCGCCGCGCCCGCCGCGTTCCGGCGGGCGGCGCGGCCGCGCCGCCCGCTGTCGGCGCGCTTCGATTGGCGCGGCATGGTCTTGCCCATCGTCGCGATCGCGATCTGGTGGGCCGTCTCGGAGGCGCACCTGATCAAAAGCGGGCTGCTGGTCAGTCCCGCGCAGGTGCTTGCCACCGCGTGGCAGCAGGTCGCGAGCGGCGCGCTTCTGAAGGCGCTCTCGGCCTCGCTCGCGCGCGAAGCGAGCGGCTTCGTGATCGGCACGCTAGGCGGCCTGCTGCTCGGCAGCGCGCTGGGCTTTTCACGGCTTGCGACACGCATGATCGGGCCGAGCTTCGACACCTTCAAACAGATCTCGCTGTTCGCGTGGATTCCGCTCATCTCTGTATGGTTCGGCCTGGGCGACGCGGCGAAAGTCGTGTTCCTCTCGCTCGCCGCGCTGCTGCCCGTCACCGCGCACACGTGCGACGGCATCCATGCGGTGCCGCGCGCCTATATCGAAGTCGCGCGGGCCTTCCGTTACTCGCGGTGGCAGCTCATCCGCGCCGTGATCCTGCCGGCCGCGCTGCCGTCGATCTTCACCGGCCTCTACCTCGCGTTGATCTATTCGTGGCTCGCCACGCTCGGCGCCGAATATCTGCTGGTGGCGGGCAGCGGCATCGGCAATACGCTGATCGACGGCAGCGAGCAGTTCCGCATGGATCTCGTGTTGTTCGGGGTGATCGTGGTGGGCGTGACGGGCTGGGCGTTGAACGCGCTCGCGCGCACCGTGGAGCGGGCCGTCTTCGCACCCCGAGTCCAGTCCGCCGTTCGATGA